In Erigeron canadensis isolate Cc75 chromosome 7, C_canadensis_v1, whole genome shotgun sequence, one DNA window encodes the following:
- the LOC122608206 gene encoding protein LIFEGUARD 2-like codes for MWNQQQRIFGKNNDVETGTTSTTLYPMMLESPELRWSFIRKIYSIVAIQLLLTVAVGAVVVSYHPIVTFLTTTNGGLACYVLLLVTPFITLCPLYYYHQRHPVNYVLLGIFTVSLAFGVGLTCAFTNGKVILEAAILTAVVVVSLTLFTFWAAKRGYDFYFLGPFLFGAIMVLLVFSLIQIFFPLGRISVMIYGCVAAIIFCGYIVYDTDNLIKRYTYDEYIWAAVALYLDIINLFMALLTVFRAADN; via the exons ATGTGGAACCAACAACAAAGAATATTTGGAAAGAATAATGACGTGGAAACGGGAACAACATCAACAACGTTGTATCCAATGATGTTGGAATCACCAGAGTTACGGTGGTCATTTATAAGAAAGATTTACTCGATAGTTGCGATACAGTTACTTTTGACCGTGGCAGTTGGTGCAGTCGTGGTTTCTTATCATCCGATTGTTACCTTTTTAACTACTACTAATGGTGGTTTGGCTTGTTATGTTCTTCTTCTTGTTACTCCTTTCATCA ctTTATGCCCATTGTATTACTATCATCAACGCCATCCTGTTAACTATGTGCTTCTTGGAATTTTCACCGTTTCTCTTGCGTTCGGTGTCGGTTTGACATGCGCTTTCACAAACG GTAAGGTGATTTTGGAAGCTGCTATTTTGACTGCAGTGGTGGTTGTGAGTCTTACTTTATTCACATTTTGGGCTGCAAAAAGAGGATATGACTTTTATTTCTTGGGCCCGTTCTTGTTCGGTGCCATTATGGTGCTTCTTGTGTTCTCCCTTATTCAG ATATTCTTTCCCCTGGGTAGGATTTCAGTTATGATATATGGGTGTGTAGCTGCCATAATCTTTTGCGGCTACATTGTCTACGATACAGATAATCTGATTAAGCGCTACACATATGATGAGTACATTTGGGCCGCAGTTGCACTATACCTTGATATCATCAATCTTTTCATGGCGTTGCTTACCGTATTCAGAGCTGCTGATAATTAG